One stretch of Streptomyces peucetius DNA includes these proteins:
- a CDS encoding phosphatidylinositol mannoside acyltransferase translates to MRDRLTDALYGLGWGAVRKMPEPMAARLGRTIADTAWKRRGKGVLRLESNLARVVPDAGAEQLRELSRAGMRSYMRYWMESFRLPNWSREQIERNVRVQDSHHLIDGLAAGRGVVVALPHLANWDLAGAWATRTVGVPFTTVAERLKPESLYDRFVAYRESLGMEVLPHAGGAAFGTLARRLRSGGLVCLVADRDLSASGVEVKYFGETARMPAGPALLAQQTGALLLPVTLWYDRAPAMNARVHPPVEVPEAGTRAEKTSSMTQALADAFATGIAEHPEDWHMLQRLWLADLEERRT, encoded by the coding sequence ATGCGGGACAGGCTCACGGACGCGCTGTACGGACTGGGCTGGGGCGCCGTCAGGAAGATGCCGGAGCCGATGGCGGCCCGGCTGGGCCGCACCATCGCGGACACGGCGTGGAAGCGGCGCGGCAAGGGCGTGCTGCGGCTCGAGTCGAATCTCGCCCGGGTGGTGCCGGACGCCGGTGCCGAGCAGCTCCGGGAGCTGTCCAGGGCCGGGATGCGTTCGTACATGCGCTACTGGATGGAGTCGTTCCGGCTGCCGAACTGGAGCCGTGAGCAGATCGAGCGGAACGTACGGGTCCAGGACTCCCACCATCTGATCGACGGCCTCGCCGCCGGACGCGGGGTGGTCGTGGCCCTTCCCCACCTGGCGAACTGGGACCTCGCCGGTGCCTGGGCCACCAGGACGGTCGGCGTGCCGTTCACGACGGTCGCCGAACGCCTCAAGCCGGAGAGCCTCTACGACCGGTTCGTCGCCTACCGCGAGAGCCTCGGCATGGAGGTCCTGCCGCACGCCGGCGGCGCGGCGTTCGGGACGCTGGCGCGGCGGCTGCGCTCGGGCGGCCTGGTGTGCCTGGTCGCGGACCGGGACCTGTCCGCCTCCGGCGTCGAGGTGAAGTACTTCGGCGAGACGGCCCGCATGCCCGCCGGGCCGGCGCTGCTCGCCCAGCAGACCGGTGCGCTGCTGCTGCCCGTGACCCTCTGGTACGACCGCGCTCCCGCCATGAACGCCCGCGTCCACCCGCCCGTCGAGGTGCCGGAGGCAGGTACGCGGGCCGAGAAGACGTCCTCCATGACACAGGCGCTGGCCGATGCCTTCGCCACAGGGATCGCCGAACACCCGGAGGACTGGCACATGTTGCAGCGGCTGTGGCTCGCGGACCTCGAGGAGCGCCGGACGTGA
- a CDS encoding DUF4365 domain-containing protein yields the protein MALAQPEQGGLLPQRTPPLRGALATTACMETLQVGYLHAVAAAAGCSLSQPFPDNGIDWHVSHSSAGHTVDDEVTIKVQLKCTYQIPPHPPGPAFSFTLDNDHLVKLARTPVSVHKILVVMLVPRTQDEWLRAGHDRLDLRHCCYWTNLAGQAVTGRRRTTVRIPTSRIFDDRALCEIMTRVGAGGRP from the coding sequence ATGGCGCTCGCCCAGCCCGAGCAGGGAGGGCTGCTGCCCCAGCGGACGCCCCCGCTGCGCGGAGCACTCGCCACCACCGCCTGCATGGAGACGCTTCAGGTGGGCTATCTGCACGCCGTCGCCGCCGCCGCCGGCTGCTCGCTCTCCCAGCCGTTCCCGGACAACGGCATCGACTGGCACGTCAGCCACAGCTCGGCCGGACACACGGTCGACGACGAAGTGACCATCAAGGTGCAGCTCAAGTGCACGTACCAGATCCCGCCGCACCCACCGGGGCCCGCGTTCTCCTTCACCCTCGACAACGACCACCTGGTGAAGCTCGCCCGCACCCCCGTCTCCGTGCACAAGATCCTGGTCGTGATGCTCGTCCCCCGGACACAGGACGAATGGCTGCGGGCCGGCCACGACCGGCTCGACCTGCGGCACTGCTGCTACTGGACCAACCTCGCCGGCCAAGCGGTGACCGGCAGGCGCAGGACCACCGTGCGCATCCCGACCTCGCGGATCTTCGACGACCGGGCACTCTGCGAGATCATGACGCGTGTCGGGGCGGGAGGGAGACCCTGA
- the thrS gene encoding threonine--tRNA ligase, with the protein MSDVRVIIQRDSEREERVVTTGTTAADLFPERTVVAARVAGELKDLAYELQDGEEVEPVEISSEDGLNILRHSTAHVMAQAVQELFPEAKLGIGPPVKDGFYYDFDVEKPFHPDDLKAIEKRMQEIQKRGQRFSRRVVTDEAAREELADEPYKLELIGLKGSASSDDGADVEVGAGELTIYDNLDAKTGELCWKDLCRGPHLPTTRNIPAFKLMRNAAAYWRGSEKNPMLQRIYGTAWPSKDELKAHLEFLAEAEKRDHRKLGNELDLFSIPDEIGSGLAVFHPKGGIIRRVMEDYSRKRHEEEGYEFVYSPHATKGALFEKSGHLDWYAEGMYPPMQLDQGVDYYLKPMNCPMHNLIFDARGRSYRELPLRLFEFGTVYRYEKSGVVHGLTRARGFTQDDAHIYCTKEQMADELDSTLTFVLNLLRDYGLTDFYLELSTKDETKFVGSDEIWEEATETLRQVAEKQGLPLVPDPGGAAFYGPKISVQARDAIGRTWQMSTVQLDFNLPERFDLEYTGPDGTKQRPVMIHRALFGSIERFFAVLLEHYAGAMPPWLAPVQAVGIPIGDAHVEYLEAFAADAKKKGLRVEVDSSSDRMQKKIRNQQKQKVPFMIIVGDDDMNAGTVSFRYRDGSQENGIPRDQALAKLVDVVESRVQV; encoded by the coding sequence GTGTCAGACGTCCGTGTGATCATCCAACGCGATTCCGAGCGGGAAGAGCGCGTGGTGACGACGGGCACTACGGCCGCCGACCTCTTCCCCGAGCGCACCGTCGTCGCCGCCCGCGTGGCCGGGGAGCTGAAGGACCTCGCGTACGAGCTGCAGGACGGCGAGGAGGTCGAGCCCGTCGAGATCTCCTCCGAGGACGGCCTGAACATCCTGCGCCACTCCACCGCGCACGTCATGGCCCAGGCAGTGCAGGAGCTCTTCCCGGAGGCCAAGCTCGGCATCGGCCCGCCGGTCAAGGACGGCTTCTATTACGACTTCGACGTCGAGAAGCCCTTCCACCCCGATGACCTCAAGGCCATCGAGAAGCGCATGCAGGAGATCCAGAAGCGCGGCCAGCGCTTCTCGCGCCGCGTCGTCACCGACGAGGCCGCGCGCGAGGAGCTCGCGGACGAGCCGTACAAGCTGGAGCTCATCGGGCTCAAGGGCTCGGCGTCCTCGGACGACGGCGCGGACGTGGAGGTCGGCGCGGGCGAGCTGACCATCTACGACAACCTGGACGCCAAGACGGGCGAGCTGTGCTGGAAGGACCTCTGCCGCGGTCCGCACCTGCCGACCACCCGCAACATCCCGGCGTTCAAGCTGATGCGCAACGCCGCCGCGTACTGGCGCGGCAGCGAGAAGAACCCGATGCTCCAGCGCATCTACGGCACCGCGTGGCCGTCGAAGGACGAGCTGAAGGCCCACCTCGAGTTCCTCGCCGAGGCCGAGAAGCGCGACCACCGCAAGCTGGGCAACGAGCTCGACCTGTTCTCCATCCCGGACGAGATCGGCTCCGGCCTCGCCGTCTTCCACCCCAAGGGCGGCATCATCCGCCGGGTCATGGAGGACTACTCGCGCAAGCGGCACGAGGAGGAGGGCTACGAGTTCGTCTACAGCCCCCACGCGACCAAGGGCGCCCTGTTCGAGAAGTCGGGCCACCTGGACTGGTATGCCGAGGGCATGTACCCGCCCATGCAGCTCGACCAGGGCGTGGACTACTACCTCAAGCCCATGAACTGCCCGATGCACAACCTGATCTTCGACGCGCGCGGGCGGTCGTACCGCGAGTTGCCCCTGCGGCTCTTCGAGTTCGGGACCGTGTACCGGTACGAGAAGTCGGGCGTCGTGCACGGCCTGACCCGCGCCCGTGGCTTCACCCAGGACGACGCGCACATCTACTGCACCAAGGAGCAGATGGCGGACGAGCTCGACTCGACGCTCACCTTCGTGCTGAACCTGCTGCGCGACTACGGTCTGACCGACTTCTACCTGGAACTCTCCACCAAGGACGAGACGAAGTTCGTCGGCTCGGACGAGATCTGGGAGGAGGCCACCGAGACGCTGCGGCAGGTGGCAGAGAAGCAGGGTCTGCCCCTGGTCCCGGACCCGGGCGGCGCCGCCTTCTACGGGCCGAAGATCTCGGTGCAGGCACGCGATGCGATCGGCCGGACCTGGCAGATGTCGACGGTCCAGCTGGACTTCAACCTGCCGGAGCGCTTCGACCTGGAGTACACCGGTCCGGACGGGACCAAGCAGCGTCCGGTAATGATCCACCGCGCGCTGTTCGGCAGCATCGAGCGGTTCTTCGCGGTGCTGCTGGAGCACTACGCGGGTGCGATGCCGCCGTGGCTGGCGCCGGTCCAGGCGGTCGGCATCCCGATCGGCGACGCGCACGTCGAGTATCTGGAGGCCTTCGCGGCGGACGCCAAGAAGAAGGGCCTGCGGGTCGAGGTGGACTCGTCCTCGGACCGGATGCAGAAGAAGATCCGCAACCAGCAGAAGCAGAAGGTCCCGTTCATGATCATCGTCGGCGACGACGACATGAACGCCGGCACGGTCTCCTTCCGCTACCGCGACGGGTCGCAGGAGAACGGGATCCCCCGTGACCAGGCGCTGGCCAAGCTCGTTGATGTGGTCGAGTCACGCGTGCAGGTATGA
- a CDS encoding HIT family protein translates to MLARMTTEQPEQQIGVGTPDAFQRLWTPHRMAYIQGENKPTGPGSGDGCPFCTIPSKSDEDGLVVARGERVYAVLNLYPYNGGHLMVVPYRHVADYTELDDAETVELATLTKQAMTALRAASGAHGFNVGLNQGSAAGAGIAAHLHQHIVPRWGGDTNFMPVVGNTKVLPQLLGDTRRMLAEHWPKG, encoded by the coding sequence ATGCTGGCTCGCATGACGACAGAGCAGCCGGAGCAGCAGATCGGGGTCGGGACGCCGGACGCGTTCCAGCGACTGTGGACGCCCCATCGGATGGCGTACATCCAGGGGGAGAACAAGCCCACCGGCCCGGGTTCCGGCGACGGCTGCCCGTTCTGCACGATCCCGTCGAAGTCCGACGAGGACGGTCTGGTCGTCGCCCGCGGCGAGCGCGTCTACGCGGTTCTCAACCTCTACCCGTACAACGGCGGGCACCTCATGGTCGTCCCGTACCGCCACGTCGCCGACTACACGGAACTGGACGACGCGGAGACCGTGGAGCTCGCCACGCTGACCAAGCAGGCGATGACCGCGCTGCGTGCGGCCTCCGGTGCCCACGGATTCAATGTGGGTCTGAACCAGGGCTCGGCCGCCGGTGCCGGTATCGCCGCGCACCTGCACCAGCACATCGTGCCCCGCTGGGGCGGCGACACCAATTTCATGCCGGTCGTGGGCAACACCAAGGTGCTGCCGCAGCTGCTCGGCGACACCCGCAGGATGCTCGCCGAGCACTGGCCGAAGGGCTGA
- a CDS encoding elongation factor G-like protein EF-G2 — translation MGDKAHANHPGAAGRAVTADRPASVRNVVLVGHSGSGKTTLVEALALTAGAVNRAGRVEDGATVSDYDEIEHRQQRSVQLSLVPLEWGGCKINLLDTPGYADFVGELRAGLRAADAALFVVSAAQEADAVDGATRMVWEECAAVGMPRAIVVTHLETARTGFDELTGVCARIFGGDDPDAVLPLYLPQYGPQHADGHAPVTGLLGLLTQKIYDYSNGERKGNPPDPGQAPVIEEARGRLIEGIIAESEDETLMDRYLGGEEIDLKTLIDDLEKAVARGTFHPVLAAAPAVNGARQGLGTVELLELITGGFPTPLEPEPPTVTTPDGRPGPQISCDPAGPLVAEVVKTASDPYVGRISLVRVFSGTLRPDDTVHVSGHGLADRGHEDHDVDERVGALSAPFGKQQRPLPHAIAGDLACVAKLTRAETGDTLSAKDNPLLMEPWAMPDPLLPLAIEAHSKADEDKLSQGLARLVAEDPTMRLEQNQATHQVVLWCLGEAHADVALERLRNRYGVQVDVVPHKVSLRETFSGSSAGRGRHVKQSGGHGQYAICEIDVDPLPPGSGVEFVDKVVGGAVPRQFIPSVEKGVRAQAARGVAAGYPLVDVRITLRDGKAHSVDSSDAAFQTAGALALREAAADTRINLLEPVAELQILVADEYVGPVMSDLSGRRGRVIGTEQTAGSRTLVRAEVPELEIGRYAVDLRSISHGTGRFSRRYARHEAMPQQVADRMREQATANA, via the coding sequence ATGGGCGACAAGGCGCATGCGAACCACCCCGGAGCCGCCGGCAGGGCAGTAACGGCCGACCGCCCCGCATCCGTACGGAATGTGGTGCTGGTCGGCCACAGCGGATCCGGCAAGACGACCCTGGTCGAGGCACTCGCACTGACCGCCGGAGCGGTCAACCGGGCAGGCCGGGTCGAGGACGGTGCCACGGTCTCCGACTACGACGAGATCGAGCACCGCCAGCAACGCTCCGTACAGCTCTCGCTCGTCCCACTCGAATGGGGCGGCTGCAAGATCAACCTGCTGGACACCCCCGGATACGCCGACTTCGTCGGCGAACTGCGCGCCGGTCTGCGCGCCGCGGACGCGGCACTCTTCGTCGTCTCGGCCGCGCAGGAGGCCGACGCCGTCGACGGCGCGACCCGGATGGTCTGGGAGGAGTGCGCCGCGGTCGGCATGCCACGCGCGATCGTGGTGACCCACCTGGAGACCGCACGCACCGGCTTCGACGAGCTCACCGGCGTCTGCGCCCGCATCTTCGGCGGCGACGACCCCGACGCCGTACTGCCGCTGTACCTGCCGCAGTACGGGCCCCAGCACGCCGACGGCCACGCACCCGTCACCGGCCTCCTCGGGCTGCTCACGCAGAAGATCTACGACTACTCGAACGGCGAACGGAAGGGGAACCCGCCGGACCCCGGGCAGGCACCGGTGATCGAGGAGGCCCGCGGCCGCCTGATCGAAGGGATCATCGCGGAGAGCGAGGACGAGACCCTCATGGACCGCTATCTCGGCGGCGAGGAGATCGACCTCAAGACACTGATCGACGACCTCGAGAAGGCGGTCGCCCGCGGCACCTTCCATCCCGTCCTCGCCGCCGCCCCCGCCGTGAACGGAGCCAGGCAGGGCCTCGGCACCGTCGAGCTGCTCGAGCTGATCACCGGCGGCTTCCCCACGCCGCTCGAGCCCGAACCGCCCACCGTGACCACCCCCGACGGCAGGCCGGGCCCGCAGATCAGCTGCGACCCCGCCGGTCCGCTCGTCGCCGAGGTCGTCAAGACGGCCTCCGACCCGTACGTCGGCCGGATCTCGCTGGTCCGCGTCTTCTCCGGGACGCTACGGCCCGACGACACCGTGCATGTGTCGGGGCACGGCCTCGCCGACCGAGGCCACGAGGACCACGATGTCGACGAACGTGTCGGCGCCCTGTCCGCACCCTTCGGCAAACAGCAGCGTCCTCTCCCCCACGCCATCGCCGGCGACCTGGCCTGCGTCGCGAAACTCACCCGCGCGGAGACCGGGGACACCCTGTCCGCCAAGGACAACCCGCTCCTCATGGAGCCCTGGGCCATGCCGGACCCGCTGCTGCCGCTGGCCATCGAGGCCCACAGCAAGGCCGACGAGGACAAACTCTCCCAGGGCCTCGCCCGCCTCGTCGCCGAGGACCCGACCATGCGCCTCGAACAGAACCAGGCCACCCACCAGGTCGTCCTGTGGTGCCTGGGCGAGGCACACGCGGACGTCGCCCTCGAACGGCTCCGCAACCGCTACGGCGTCCAGGTCGACGTGGTCCCGCACAAGGTGTCGCTCCGCGAGACCTTCAGCGGCAGCTCCGCCGGCCGCGGCCGGCACGTCAAACAGTCCGGCGGACACGGCCAGTACGCGATCTGCGAGATCGACGTCGACCCGCTGCCGCCCGGCTCGGGCGTCGAGTTCGTCGACAAGGTCGTCGGCGGCGCGGTGCCACGCCAGTTCATCCCGTCCGTGGAGAAGGGCGTACGCGCCCAGGCCGCCCGCGGCGTCGCCGCCGGCTACCCCCTCGTCGACGTACGGATAACCCTCCGCGACGGCAAGGCGCACTCCGTCGACTCCTCCGACGCCGCCTTCCAGACGGCCGGCGCCCTCGCCCTGCGCGAAGCCGCCGCCGACACCCGCATCAACCTGCTCGAACCCGTCGCGGAACTGCAGATCCTGGTCGCAGACGAATACGTGGGACCGGTCATGAGCGACCTGTCCGGCCGCCGCGGCAGAGTCATCGGCACCGAACAGACCGCCGGATCGCGCACCCTCGTACGCGCCGAGGTACCCGAACTCGAAATCGGCAGGTACGCCGTGGACCTCCGCTCCATCTCCCACGGCACCGGCCGGTTCAGCCGCCGCTACGCACGCCACGAGGCGATGCCGCAGCAGGTCGCCGACAGAATGCGCGAACAGGCCACCGCCAACGCCTGA
- a CDS encoding 3'-5' exonuclease: protein MTEWFDGPLAAFDTETTGVDVEEDRIVSAAVVVQDSPGGRPRIRRWLVNPGVPVPPGAVEVHGLTEDHLQRNGRWPAPVMEEIARALAEQCAAARPLVVMNAPFDLTLLDRELRRHRASSLSRYLDRSPLCVLDPRVLDKHLDRYRKGRRTLTDLCAHYEVVLDGAHDAAADALAALEVVRAVGRRYNARLERLSPAELHTLQAVWHAAQARGLQAWFARSGTPEAVDPAWPLRPDLPAAA, encoded by the coding sequence ATGACGGAATGGTTCGACGGCCCCCTGGCCGCATTTGACACAGAGACAACCGGAGTGGACGTCGAGGAGGACCGGATCGTGTCGGCGGCGGTCGTGGTCCAGGATTCGCCCGGCGGGCGGCCGAGGATCAGACGCTGGCTGGTGAATCCGGGGGTGCCGGTGCCGCCGGGCGCCGTCGAGGTGCACGGGCTGACGGAGGACCATCTGCAGCGCAACGGCCGTTGGCCGGCGCCGGTGATGGAGGAGATAGCGAGGGCGCTGGCGGAGCAGTGCGCGGCGGCACGGCCACTGGTGGTGATGAACGCGCCGTTCGATCTGACGCTGCTCGACCGGGAGTTGAGGCGCCATCGGGCGTCGTCGCTGAGCCGCTACCTGGACCGGTCGCCGCTGTGTGTGCTGGATCCGCGGGTGCTGGACAAGCATCTGGACCGCTATCGCAAGGGCCGGCGGACGCTGACGGATCTGTGCGCGCACTACGAGGTGGTGCTGGACGGCGCCCATGACGCGGCGGCGGACGCGCTCGCGGCGCTGGAGGTCGTACGGGCGGTGGGGCGGCGTTACAACGCCCGGCTGGAGCGGTTGTCCCCGGCGGAGCTGCACACGCTGCAGGCGGTGTGGCACGCGGCGCAGGCGCGGGGGCTGCAGGCGTGGTTCGCGCGCAGCGGTACGCCGGAGGCGGTCGATCCCGCGTGGCCGCTGCGGCCCGATCTGCCGGCGGCGGCCTGA
- the pgsA gene encoding phosphatidylinositol phosphate synthase has translation MLNKYARAFFTRVLTPFAAFLLRRGVSPDAVTLIGTAGVMAGALVFFPRGEFFWGTIVITLFVFSDLVDGNMARQAGISSRWGAFLDSTLDRVADGAIFGGFALWYAGRGDDNVLCAVAIFCLASGQVVSYTKARGESIGLPVAVNGLVERAERLVISLVAAGLAGLHGFGVPGIDILLPIALWIVAVGSAVTLGQRVVTVRRESAEADAAAARDHGAEAS, from the coding sequence ATGCTGAACAAGTACGCGCGTGCATTTTTCACGCGTGTCCTCACACCGTTCGCCGCGTTTCTCCTCCGCCGCGGGGTGAGCCCGGACGCGGTCACCCTCATCGGGACGGCCGGGGTGATGGCGGGGGCGCTGGTCTTCTTCCCCCGCGGGGAGTTCTTCTGGGGCACGATCGTCATCACGCTGTTCGTCTTCTCCGACCTGGTGGACGGCAACATGGCGCGCCAGGCGGGGATCTCGAGCCGCTGGGGTGCGTTCCTGGACTCGACTCTGGACCGGGTCGCCGACGGAGCGATCTTCGGCGGCTTCGCGCTCTGGTACGCGGGCCGCGGCGACGACAACGTGCTGTGCGCGGTGGCCATCTTCTGCCTGGCCAGCGGGCAGGTGGTGTCGTACACGAAGGCGCGCGGCGAATCGATCGGTCTGCCGGTGGCGGTCAACGGGCTCGTCGAACGCGCCGAGCGCCTGGTGATCTCGCTGGTGGCCGCGGGGCTCGCGGGGCTGCACGGGTTCGGTGTGCCGGGGATCGACATCCTGCTGCCGATCGCGCTGTGGATCGTCGCCGTGGGCAGTGCCGTGACGCTGGGGCAGCGGGTGGTGACCGTGCGGCGTGAGTCGGCGGAGGCCGACGCGGCCGCGGCGCGCGACCACGGGGCGGAGGCCTCGTGA
- a CDS encoding SRPBCC family protein, producing the protein MDWCRYRFRSSWDLPAAPSRVYDVLSRAEDYPRWWPQVREVRPADDDSGIARFRSLLPYDLCVSVRAQRRDPAGGVLEIGMAGDLEGWSRWTLRAGGRGTRVLYEQEVVVRKPLMRRLAIPCRPFFRANHALMMRGGRRGLEAYLEAV; encoded by the coding sequence ATGGACTGGTGCCGCTACCGCTTCCGCAGCTCCTGGGACCTGCCCGCCGCACCGAGCCGGGTCTACGACGTGCTGTCCAGAGCCGAGGACTACCCTCGCTGGTGGCCCCAGGTGCGCGAGGTGAGACCCGCCGACGACGACTCCGGCATCGCCCGGTTCCGTTCGCTCCTCCCGTACGACCTGTGTGTCAGCGTCCGCGCACAGCGCCGCGACCCGGCGGGCGGTGTGCTGGAGATCGGGATGGCGGGGGACCTCGAGGGATGGTCGCGATGGACCCTGCGGGCAGGCGGCAGAGGCACCCGGGTGCTGTACGAGCAGGAAGTCGTCGTGCGCAAGCCCCTGATGAGACGGCTCGCGATCCCCTGCCGCCCCTTCTTCCGCGCCAACCACGCGCTGATGATGCGCGGTGGACGGCGAGGGCTGGAGGCGTACCTCGAAGCAGTTTGA
- a CDS encoding glycosyltransferase family 4 protein yields the protein MKIGIVCPYSWDVPGGVQFHIRDLAEHLIRLGHDVSVLAPADDETPLPPYVVSAGRAVPVPYNGSVARLNFGFLSAARVRRWLHDGTFDVIHIHEPASPSLGLLSCWAAQGPIVATFHTSNPRSRAMIAAYPILQPALEKISARIAVSEYARRTLVEHLGGDAVVIPNGVDVGFFEKAEPKKEWQGNTIGFIGRIDEPRKGLPVLMKALPAILEQCPDARLLVAGRGDEEEAVAMLPPAMRDRVEFLGMVSDEDKARLLRSVDVYVAPNTGGESFGIILVEAMSAGAPVLASDLDAFAQVLDQGAAGELFTNEDAAALSAAAVRLLRDPARRAELRARGSAHVRRFDWSTVGADVLAVYETVTDGAASVAADERVGLRARFGLAARD from the coding sequence GTGAAGATCGGCATCGTCTGCCCGTACTCGTGGGACGTGCCCGGTGGTGTGCAGTTCCACATCCGGGACCTCGCCGAACACCTCATCCGGCTCGGCCACGACGTCTCCGTGCTCGCCCCGGCGGACGACGAGACCCCGCTGCCGCCGTACGTCGTTTCCGCCGGGCGGGCCGTGCCCGTCCCGTACAACGGTTCCGTGGCACGGCTGAACTTCGGCTTCCTGTCGGCGGCCCGGGTGCGGCGGTGGCTGCACGACGGCACCTTCGACGTGATCCACATCCATGAGCCGGCGTCGCCCTCGCTGGGACTGCTGTCGTGCTGGGCGGCGCAGGGGCCGATCGTGGCCACCTTCCACACGTCGAACCCGCGCTCACGGGCCATGATCGCCGCGTATCCGATCCTGCAGCCGGCGCTGGAGAAGATCAGCGCCCGGATCGCGGTGAGCGAGTACGCGCGGCGCACCCTGGTCGAGCACCTCGGCGGCGACGCCGTCGTCATCCCGAACGGCGTCGACGTCGGCTTCTTCGAGAAGGCAGAGCCCAAGAAGGAGTGGCAGGGGAACACGATCGGCTTCATCGGCCGCATCGACGAACCCCGCAAGGGCCTGCCGGTCCTGATGAAGGCGCTGCCGGCGATCCTCGAACAGTGCCCGGACGCGCGGCTTCTGGTCGCGGGGCGCGGCGACGAGGAGGAGGCCGTCGCGATGCTGCCGCCGGCCATGCGCGACCGAGTGGAGTTCCTCGGGATGGTCAGCGACGAGGACAAGGCGCGGCTGCTGCGCAGCGTCGACGTGTACGTGGCGCCCAACACCGGCGGTGAGAGCTTCGGCATCATCCTCGTCGAGGCGATGTCGGCGGGAGCGCCGGTGCTCGCCTCCGACCTGGACGCGTTCGCGCAGGTCCTCGACCAGGGCGCGGCGGGCGAGCTGTTCACCAACGAGGACGCGGCGGCGCTGTCGGCTGCGGCGGTGCGGCTGCTCCGTGACCCGGCGCGGCGCGCGGAACTGCGGGCGCGGGGCAGCGCGCATGTGCGGCGCTTCGACTGGTCGACGGTCGGGGCGGACGTGCTGGCGGTGTACGAGACCGT